The DNA sequence TACCGCGACGCTGCGGACCAACTCGGTGAGCGTGATCGCGAAGCTGCCGGGCCAGGAGAACGCCGACCTCGTGGTGCACGTGCTGGAGAACGATCCGAAGGTGCGCCGGCTGATCGTCGCGAGCGAGATCTCGCGGCTGACCCAGCTCGACTGGACGGTCGCGCTCCAGGGCGCCGACGACCCGACGACGATCCCCGAGCCGCGGAAGCTCGCGCCGAAGCTGGCCAAGGGTGCGATCGATCCGAAGGGCACCGAGGCGCGCTGGGCGTGCACCTACCTGTTGTCGCGGATGGTGCCCGTCCTGGGCCGGTAGCCCGGCCCGGGCGATGCGCGGATGTGTCCTAAGCGGGTGTTAGGAACCGTCCCCCGGCCTTGCTACCGCACTCCCGGTTGGTCACCGTGAGTCGCAACACAGGAGGTCGACGATGACAACCCGGATCAACGGCACCGGCGCCGCGGGCGTGAACGAGAAACGCGTTATCGGCAACGTGTTGCGCGGCTCGATCGGCAATCTGGTCGAATGGTACGACTGGTACGCCTACGCAGCGTTCACCACCTACTTCGCCAAGTCCTTCTTCCCCACGAGCGACACGACGGCGGCGTTCCTCGGCACCGCCGCGGTGTTCGCCGTCGGGTTCCTCATGCGGCCGCTCGGCGGGTGGATGCTCGGCCGGTTCGCCGACCGGTTCGGGCGGCGCAGCGCGCTCGTGCTGTCGGTGACGCTCATGGCCGGCGGGTCGCTGCTGATCGCGGTCACCCCCGGCTACCAGACGATCGGGATCGCCGCGCCGATCCTGCTGCTCGTCGCCCGGCTGATCCAGGGCCTCTCGGTCGGCGGCGAGTACTCCACCTCGGCGACGTACCTGTCCGAAGTGGCCACTCCCGGCAAGCGCGGCTTCTACTCCAGCTTCCAGTACGTGACGCTCTACGGCGGCCAGCTGCTGGCCCTCGGGCTGCAACTGATCCTGCAGGCAGTGCTCACCGAACAGCAGCTGACGGCGTGGGGCTGGCGGATCGCGTTCGGCGTCGGCACGGTCGCCGCGCTCAGCGTGATGTGGCTGCGCCGCGGCATGGACGAGTCCGAAAGCTTCACCAAGGAGAAGGGCAGCGCGGCGGCCGGGGATCGCGGCACGTTGCGCGCGCTGGCCAAGTACCCCAAGGAGATCGCGCTCGTCGTCGGCCTCACCCTCGGCGGCACGGTGGCGTTCTACACCTTCGCCACCTACAGCCAGAAGTTCCTCGAGAACACCGCCCACATCCCGCGCCGCACGGTCACGATCATCCTGTTCTCGGCGATCCTGCTGGCCGCGATCCTGCAGCCCCTCGCGGGCAAGCTGTCCGACCGGATCGGCCGCCGGCCGCTGCTGCTGTTCTTCGGCATCGCCGGCACGCTGCTGACCGTCCCGATCATGACGATCATGGGCTCGACGCGGAACCCGGTCGGCGCGTTCTTCCTCGTCCTGGCCGGTCTGGTGGTCGTCGCCGGGTACACGTCGATCAACGCGATCGTGAAGGCCGAGCTGTTCCCGACGAAGATCCGGGCCATCGGCGTCGGCCTGCCCTACGCGCTGACCGTCGCGATCTTCGGCGGCACGGCCGAGCTGATCGCGCAGGCCCTGAAGAGCGCCGGACACGAGTCCGTGTTCTTCTTCTACGTCGCGGGCTGCGTCCTGGTTTCCCTCATCGTCTACGGCACAATGCGGGAGACTTCGAAGAGCTCGGAGCTGGAGGAACGGCCCGAACCGGTGGCCGCGGGCGAGCGCTGAGAAAGGGATGGCCGTGCGCGTGCTCCTCGTCGAAGACGACGCCGGGGTCGCCGGCGCGCTCGCCGAGTCGCTGCACGCGCGCGGCCATCCGGTCACCAGCGTCGGCCGCGGCGCCGACGCCCTGCACCGCCACCGCGACGCCGACCTCGTCCTGCTCGACCTGGGGCTGCCCGACATCGACGGCCTCGACGTCCTCCGCAAGATCCGCGCCGTCTCCCCGGTGCCGGTCATCGTCCTGACGGCCCGCGGTGACGAGCGGTCGGTCGTGCGCGGCCTGCGCCTGGGCGCGGACGACTACCTCACGAAACCCGTGCGGCTGGCGGAACTGCTGGCCCGGATGGACGCCGTCGCGCGGCGCGCGGTCGCCCGGGACGCCCCGGCCGGTGACGTCGTGCGCGTCGACGACGTCGAGATCGACCTGGCCGCCCGCCGGGTGCGGGTCGGCGGCGCCGACGTCGCGCTGACCACCAAGGAGTTCGAGATCCTGGCGGTGCTCGCCACGCGCCCCGGCACCGCGGTCAGCCGCCAGCAGCTGATGGACGAGGTCTGGGGTGACGCCTACCTCGCGGTCTCGCGCTCGCTCGACGTCCACCTGACCGGGTTGCGCGCGAAGCTCGACCGGCCGGGCCTGCTCACCACGATCCGCGGTTTCGGCTACCGGCTCGGCCGGGACTGAGCGATGCGCACCCGCCTGCTGGTGGTCCTGGTCGCCCTGGCGCTCGCGGTGGTGGCCGCGTTCGCCGTGCCGCTGCTGCTGTCCACGGCCGAGCAGCGCACCCAGGAGCTGGTCATCTCCCGCACGGCCGACGTCGACCGGTTCGTCGTGCTGGCCCAGCAGGCGGTCGACACCCGCGACGCGGCCGCGCTCGCCGCCGACGCGACGCGCTACGCCGACCTGTACGGCGAAGGTGTCGTCATCGTCGACGCACGGCGCCTGCCGCTGGTCCAGGCGGGCGGGCTGACCGCCGCCGACCCCGCCGTCCACGAGCTGGTCGAGGCGACCATGCGCAACGAGCCCGGCCCGCGCGTCGACCGGCTCGGGCCGCTGTCGACCGAGCCGGCGTACTTCGCGCGCCCGGTCGGCACCGGCACCCGGGTCGCCGGGGTCGTCGTGCTGCGGGCGTCGGTGACGGCGGCCGCCGCGGACGTCGCCGCCCGCTGGGGCACCATCGCCGCCGGCGCGCTGCTGGTCGCCGTCGTCTTCGTGCTGCTCGCGGTGCTGCTGGCCCGGTGGATGGTGCGGCCGTTGCACGAGCTGGAGACGGGCGTGCTGGCCGTCGCCGCCGGGCACCGGGCGCACGTCCCGGAACGGGCCGGGCCGCGGGAGCTGCGGTCGCTGGCCGCCGAGGTCAACCGGATGTCCGAGGCGGTACTGGAGGCCGCCGACCAGCAGCACCGGCTGGTCGCCGACGCCTCGCACCAGCTGCGGAACCCGATGGCCGCGCTGCGCCTGCGTGTCGATTCCCTGGCGGGCCAAGCGGAAGGCGCCACCTACCGGGCGACCGTGGCCGAGGTCGAGCGCCTCGAGAAGCTGCTGGACGGCCTGCTCGCGCTCGCCCTGGCCGAAAGCACCGCGACCCGGGTCGCGGCCGGCGCCGCGGACGAGCCGTGCGACCTCGCCTCCGTGCTCGCCGAGCGCGTCGACGCCTGGCGCCCGGCCGCCGACGACGCGGGCGCTGCGCTCGTCCCGCCGCCGGGGCACGACGAGCCGGTGGTCGTCCGCTGCCCCGAAGGCGAGCTCGCGCAGATCCTGGATGTGTTGCTGGACAACGCCGTCCACTACGCGGGCCGCGGCGCGAAGATCACGACGGACTGGGAATCCGGCGGCGGAACGGCGACGCTCGTCGTCCGCGACGACGGTCCCGGGCTGTCCACTGAGGACCGTGCGCGGGCGACGGAACGGTTCTGGCGCGCCGGCGGCGAAGGCGCTCCCCGGGGGACCGGGCTCGGCCTCGCCATCGCGCACCAGCAGGTGCGCACCCGCGGCGGCGTGCTCGCACTGCGCCAGGCCGAGCCGCACGGCCTCGAAGTGCGCGTCACGCTGCCGCTCGCGGAGGAGGTGCCATGACGCTCACCCGCCGCACCGCCCTGCTCGGCGGGCTCGGCCTGGCCCTGGCCGGGTGCTCGTCGTCCGGCTACGCCGGTCCTGAGCGGACCCTCACCATCGCCGCCGGCGAGCGCGGCGGCTTCTACCTCGCCTTCGCCGAGCTGCTGGCGACCGAACTCGGCCGCGCCGAACCGCTGTTGCACGCCACCGCCGTGCCGACCGAGGCGAGCGTCGCCAACGTCGACCTCGTGCGTAGCGGGCGCGCCGATCTCGGGCTGGTGCTGGCCGACGTCGCGCAGACGGCGCTCGGCGGCGGCGCGCCGTTCACCGGGAAGGTGCCGCTGCTCGCGCTCGGCCGCGTCTACGAGAACTACCTGCAGCTCGTGGTGCGCGCGGACGGCCCGGTGCGTCGGCTCGCCGACCTCGCGGGCCGCCCGGTGTCGCTCGGCGCGGGCGGGTCGGGCGCGGCGCAGCTGGGCGAGCGTGTGTTCGCGAAGGCGGGTGTCGCGGTCGACGCGCGGCACCTGCTGTTCGACGACGCCGTCCACGCCCTGGCCGACCGGCACGTCGACGCGATGCTGTGGTCCGGCGGCGTGCCGACCCCGAAGCTCGCGGACCTCACCCGCACGACGCCGATCGCGCTGCTCCCCCTCGACGCCCTGGTCCCCACGCTGCGTGCCGCGTACGGGCCGGTGTACGACCAGGTCCAGGTGCCCCAGGGCGCCTACCGCGGTGTCGGCGCGCTGGGCACGATCGGCGTCGCGAACCTGCTGGTCTGCTCCCCCGCCCTGCCCGACGACGTCGCCGCGGCGGTGGTCCGGCTGCTGGTCGAGCGGGCGACGGACCTGGTGCCCGCGGAAGCCGTCGGCACGCAGTTCCTCGACGTCCGCACGCTGATCGGCACCCAGCCGGTACCGCTGCAGCCCGGTGCGGCCACCGCGTACCGCGTGCTGCACGGCTGAGGACGCTCGCTAGATTGGCCCGGTGACCGAACCCCGCCGGCCGATCGTCGAAATGCCACTGCGCGTGCGTTACCACGAGTGTGACGGCCAGGGCATCGTGTTCAACGCCCACTACATGGCCTATGTGGACATGTGCGCGTTCGAGGCGGAGAAGGCCCTGTTCGGTTCGCACGACGAGTTCCTCGCCCACCGCACGGACGTCGTGGTC is a window from the Amycolatopsis sp. NBC_00355 genome containing:
- a CDS encoding MFS transporter; translation: MTTRINGTGAAGVNEKRVIGNVLRGSIGNLVEWYDWYAYAAFTTYFAKSFFPTSDTTAAFLGTAAVFAVGFLMRPLGGWMLGRFADRFGRRSALVLSVTLMAGGSLLIAVTPGYQTIGIAAPILLLVARLIQGLSVGGEYSTSATYLSEVATPGKRGFYSSFQYVTLYGGQLLALGLQLILQAVLTEQQLTAWGWRIAFGVGTVAALSVMWLRRGMDESESFTKEKGSAAAGDRGTLRALAKYPKEIALVVGLTLGGTVAFYTFATYSQKFLENTAHIPRRTVTIILFSAILLAAILQPLAGKLSDRIGRRPLLLFFGIAGTLLTVPIMTIMGSTRNPVGAFFLVLAGLVVVAGYTSINAIVKAELFPTKIRAIGVGLPYALTVAIFGGTAELIAQALKSAGHESVFFFYVAGCVLVSLIVYGTMRETSKSSELEERPEPVAAGER
- a CDS encoding response regulator transcription factor, giving the protein MAVRVLLVEDDAGVAGALAESLHARGHPVTSVGRGADALHRHRDADLVLLDLGLPDIDGLDVLRKIRAVSPVPVIVLTARGDERSVVRGLRLGADDYLTKPVRLAELLARMDAVARRAVARDAPAGDVVRVDDVEIDLAARRVRVGGADVALTTKEFEILAVLATRPGTAVSRQQLMDEVWGDAYLAVSRSLDVHLTGLRAKLDRPGLLTTIRGFGYRLGRD
- a CDS encoding sensor histidine kinase produces the protein MRTRLLVVLVALALAVVAAFAVPLLLSTAEQRTQELVISRTADVDRFVVLAQQAVDTRDAAALAADATRYADLYGEGVVIVDARRLPLVQAGGLTAADPAVHELVEATMRNEPGPRVDRLGPLSTEPAYFARPVGTGTRVAGVVVLRASVTAAAADVAARWGTIAAGALLVAVVFVLLAVLLARWMVRPLHELETGVLAVAAGHRAHVPERAGPRELRSLAAEVNRMSEAVLEAADQQHRLVADASHQLRNPMAALRLRVDSLAGQAEGATYRATVAEVERLEKLLDGLLALALAESTATRVAAGAADEPCDLASVLAERVDAWRPAADDAGAALVPPPGHDEPVVVRCPEGELAQILDVLLDNAVHYAGRGAKITTDWESGGGTATLVVRDDGPGLSTEDRARATERFWRAGGEGAPRGTGLGLAIAHQQVRTRGGVLALRQAEPHGLEVRVTLPLAEEVP
- a CDS encoding TAXI family TRAP transporter solute-binding subunit, coding for MTLTRRTALLGGLGLALAGCSSSGYAGPERTLTIAAGERGGFYLAFAELLATELGRAEPLLHATAVPTEASVANVDLVRSGRADLGLVLADVAQTALGGGAPFTGKVPLLALGRVYENYLQLVVRADGPVRRLADLAGRPVSLGAGGSGAAQLGERVFAKAGVAVDARHLLFDDAVHALADRHVDAMLWSGGVPTPKLADLTRTTPIALLPLDALVPTLRAAYGPVYDQVQVPQGAYRGVGALGTIGVANLLVCSPALPDDVAAAVVRLLVERATDLVPAEAVGTQFLDVRTLIGTQPVPLQPGAATAYRVLHG